The DNA region CACGGAATGGACGTCGGTGGTGGCGCCGCCGACGTCCAGCACGACAAGATCGCCGATCTCGCGATACAGGAGTCCGGCCGCGTTCATGACGGCGCCAGGGGTGGGTACGATCGCGCCGTCTACCATGTCCCTGATCTTCTCCATTCCGGGGGCGACCACTATGCGCTCCTCGAATACGCGCTGGATGGCCCGCCTGGCGGGTTCCACGTTCAGGTGATCGATCCTGGGGTAGACGTTGGCCACGGGCATCACCCGAAGACCCGCCCCGTGCAGGATCGAGGTTACCTCCTCGCGCGCGGCCACGTTGCCAGCGTATACGACGGGCGCATGAAGCCGCAGGGATGCGATGACGCGGGCGTTGTGCACGACGGTATGGCGCTCACCGTGGTCGACCCCACCGGCCAGGAGGATGATACTGGGGCGAATCCTGGCGAGGGTCTCACCATCCCGGGGGGTCATAGGCCCCGCCGTAATCATCCTGACGATGGCGCCGGCGCCGAGCGCCGCCTCGCGCGCGGCGCGGGCGGTCATTTCGTAAGCCAGGCCGTGCACGGTCATGCGCAGGCCACCGGCCGCGCTTGAAGACGCGAGCATGGAGTCCCACGTAAGCCTCGCGCCAAGGGAATCCTCGAGGGATTTCACCGCCTCTTGCAGTCCTGCGGTTACGTCGCCCTCCAGCACGGTTGTGCGGGCGATCCCCTGTCCCACGAGGCGCGACCGGCCGCTCCCGGCGAATACGCCGCTGAACGCGTTGACCAGAGTCGTGGTGCTCCCGACCTCGGCTACGAGGACGTCGACTCTCAAGAGGGGGGTATCCCCCGGCGGGCGGGGAGGTTCCTCACGCGGTGCCTCACGATGAAACTTGCGACGTCGCTGCCTTTCGTGCCACGCCCGAACCCCGCGTCCATCCCGCAGTCCCGCGCTACTTCGTCGGAGATCTGCGTACCCCCGGCGATCAGGAGCACCCTGTCACGTATACCCTTCTCCACGCAGGCGTCGTGAAGCCTCCTTAGATTGATGCGGTGTATGCCGGCGTGAGTGATTATCGTGGAGGCGAGTATCGCTTCAGCGTCGATCTCAACGGCTGCGTCGACCAGCTTCTCGATGGTGACCGATGTCCCAAGATAATGGCATTCGATTCCGTACTTTTCGATGCCGCCGTGCTTCACGTCGATGATCTCGCGCATTCCCGCCGAGTGTTCGTCCTCCCCGATCGTGGCGGCGACTACCCTGAGCGGCCGCTCCCCGACACTGCGCCTGATTTCGTCCTCCGGCAGGCGCGCCTGCTTCTCCGGTATAACCAGGTCGCGGGGATCGATGTCGTACTCCACCGTGCCCTTCACCTCGACCAGCGTCCCCTCGGCGGGGTGCATCGCCTGGCTGTGGACGACCTCGGCCTCGCGGATGCCCATGCGCCGGGCGATCTCCAGCGCGGCGTGTTGAGCCGTCTCCTCCGCGGCGGGAAGGAACAACCGCAGCTCGACGTAGCCGTCAGCGTACCACTGTACCTCGGGCCTGATCAGCCCGGACTCCCTGTGTCCGGCTGTCCTCGCAAGCCGCTCGTTCACGTTGTCCTCTTCGTCGAGCTCGTCTATGAACCTTATCTTCGAGGGGTCGCACAGTGTGCAGCCGTCGATGAGGTCGCAGGGCCGCGTGGCTGGTTCCATGCCCGGCCCCGCGCCGGTCATCGCACCCGGCCGCGCGCCCGGGTATTCCGCGCCGCGCGGCAGATTGTTCACGCCGAAATGGTAGCAGACAGGGGCCATGTAATCGGGGTCCCTCGGGACCACCGTGCCCGCGCCGGCTCCCCCGCCGGGAGAGCGAGGGATTCCGTCGCCGGCGCGCTCGGGGTAATACCCGGAGTCAACGAAGAAGCCGCGCGCGACCGCTTCGAAGTAGCCGGTCTCGGCGATTTCCTCCATGAACAGGAGCGCCCTCTCCTTGATTTCTCGCACCCTCGCCCCAAGCGGGCCGTCCATGTTGAGCGAGACCATCTCGCGGAGGCCGTCCATACCGGCGAGCGCCTGCTTCGCCGTGTCGATCGCCGCGATGTTGTTGAAGTGCCACGGCACCTGCCGGCCCTCGTCGGGCGTGATCGTGCTCTGGATGTCCGCCGAGGTGAGCCTGGTAATCAGCAGGTTGAGGACGTGCGTGACGGTCGCTTCGCGCTGGTCCGATTCGATGTAGCGGGTGTTCATCTGGGCTCTGAACTTGAAGCCCCGGAATAACTCGCGGACCGCAACGGCGTAGGGCAGGTCGATCCTGACGTTCGGGGCGGGCGGCGCGGTGGGCGGGACCGTCGAAAGGCAGATGTTCTCCTGCGGCACGCCCGCCCTCATGGAGAAGTAGCAGTTGATTGCGTGCTGCACGATGAGCTCGGGCATCACCTTCCACGCCTCCCGTGCGGTGGCGTTGGCGTTGTGAGCCCCGTCGATCTGTATCATGCCCTGCGATGCCATTATCGCCTTGGCCGCGGCGGCGTCGACGAATGACCGCAGCATGTTTACGTTCCTGTACAGTACGTTGTACTGCGGGTCCTGGTGGGCGCCGTTCACGCCTTCCTCCGCGAACAGCGTGGCCATCTCCGGACCCGCGACCCCTGACACGTAAGAGTGGAAGTTGA from Bacillota bacterium includes:
- a CDS encoding DNA mismatch repair protein MutL: MRVDVLVAEVGSTTTLVNAFSGVFAGSGRSRLVGQGIARTTVLEGDVTAGLQEAVKSLEDSLGARLTWDSMLASSSAAGGLRMTVHGLAYEMTARAAREAALGAGAIVRMITAGPMTPRDGETLARIRPSIILLAGGVDHGERHTVVHNARVIASLRLHAPVVYAGNVAAREEVTSILHGAGLRVMPVANVYPRIDHLNVEPARRAIQRVFEERIVVAPGMEKIRDMVDGAIVPTPGAVMNAAGLLYREIGDLVVLDVGGATTDVHSVTEGSEEISKILSSPEPLAKRTVEGDLGVFVNAANVAERIGWGLLDREMGADSRSLLESMVSAGHAIPETPAETALVERLALECARVALQRHAGVVRTVAGYSGMSRIAEGKDLTRVKWVIGTGGALARLAGGRGIIGTILERVACAGAWGGQALYPSSAEVLIDNDYVMSSVGVLGLSHPEAATQILKQSLGV
- a CDS encoding LuxR family transcriptional regulator is translated as MNAEGPAGAGQPLEPSTQPAGPSGPAGHAGQVPPGVLDPSRKLDVYAILEGLEHYRPRRKGWTWRAGAREPRRMWQFDYLETSEQLPRGIPLPAARNFGGIDPQPDCVVTTEIASGRFEDDLRRMRMAAWHGADHIMVIRTAGQSHFDGLIEGTPEGVGGVPITRKQLRATRKALDLIEDEVGRPINFHSYVSGVAGPEMATLFAEEGVNGAHQDPQYNVLYRNVNMLRSFVDAAAAKAIMASQGMIQIDGAHNANATAREAWKVMPELIVQHAINCYFSMRAGVPQENICLSTVPPTAPPAPNVRIDLPYAVAVRELFRGFKFRAQMNTRYIESDQREATVTHVLNLLITRLTSADIQSTITPDEGRQVPWHFNNIAAIDTAKQALAGMDGLREMVSLNMDGPLGARVREIKERALLFMEEIAETGYFEAVARGFFVDSGYYPERAGDGIPRSPGGGAGAGTVVPRDPDYMAPVCYHFGVNNLPRGAEYPGARPGAMTGAGPGMEPATRPCDLIDGCTLCDPSKIRFIDELDEEDNVNERLARTAGHRESGLIRPEVQWYADGYVELRLFLPAAEETAQHAALEIARRMGIREAEVVHSQAMHPAEGTLVEVKGTVEYDIDPRDLVIPEKQARLPEDEIRRSVGERPLRVVAATIGEDEHSAGMREIIDVKHGGIEKYGIECHYLGTSVTIEKLVDAAVEIDAEAILASTIITHAGIHRINLRRLHDACVEKGIRDRVLLIAGGTQISDEVARDCGMDAGFGRGTKGSDVASFIVRHRVRNLPARRGIPPS